Within Porites lutea chromosome 2, jaPorLute2.1, whole genome shotgun sequence, the genomic segment ACGCCTTTTGAAAGAGAATCAATGAAAGTCCTGAGGTCCATTCTCCACTCCATCAACCTCACAATAAGGAGAATGGATACTTGCTTTAGACGCTGAGATTTCAGGGAGTCACCAGTAATTAGTAAGGCTTGTCAACCCAAACGATCCCAAAACTCGATGCACCGAAAGCTTTTTGTACCATTTTCCCATACAAGGTGCACACAAATTAAAGAATTTAAAGAGCTGGGACAGGAGTGCAACTCGAGGCTCATGTCATACAAACTATTCCCTTAGTGGCCTCTTTTACACGTTAGTTCCGGTTCACTTCCTAGAATACGATTTAGCAACCATACATTCTACTTTTTTAAACCCCAGTAAAACAGTGGCACACCAATTTCACGACATTGTTTGAGAAAAGACTCTGCGAGTGTTTGAAGCCCTACCTAACACTCTTGCAAGAAGTAAAGAGATCAAATTAGAATATTTGCAGCAGTGTTCCTGAAATGTTGCGTTTGTCTGGGTCACTGCCACAATTTTGTTGTACTTTCGCAAGTATTCTGTGCGTGTGTTTGTTAAGATTAACATATTAAAGATGTTGTGACTGTTTATTTTGACCGTGGCTTTGATAATATCTATACACACGTTTAACAAGAatagttatatttattttttttaattaacttttattgaGCTTGTCATTAAACTTTAATATTAGCACTTTCgactttgttttcgtttttactCTACCACACATAAGTTAAACACAATTTACATACACCAAATACCTCACTGACTAGCAACCAGTTTTGGAAAAGATATTCTTGCTGTGGTTACCGGTCATTTCacccaaaaaccaaaacaagcacGCTTCTAATATATATTCCTCGATCTTAAATAGGGGGCTAAGCAACCGAGGCGAAATGACGTAAGGGCGAAATGACCGTAAAGCAGCTCGCTGTTACACACTTCTCAGTATTGCCTTTATAAGCAAAATTAAtgaagaccaaaaaaaattaaaacgctATTTTTAATTGATAAAGTAAAATGTTACAACACTTTAATGCCCAAAAGACATGAAGATGTAATAGAAACTTTACGCTAGCTTTAAAACTCAACTAActgttttactctttttggagacTACTTTGAGTTAAAATTTTGTAGGTTCGTGTTTAATGGATTTTTTTATGAAAGTACGTCAACAATAATGTCATCTTTTTCTCGTGGATACATACTTTTTACCTTCTCAGGCTCAAATTATTTACGTATAcaaaacagcacaaacaaattCTATTTCAAGcttttaagggcctgtttacatggagtgggggaccccggtctagtggggttggtttcttttgttttcacgctctgggggacacaaaacaaaagaaacctacccctctagaccggggtcccccactccatgttaACAGGGTCTAACTAATGAAAATCAAATCACATCAACAGAAAGAAGATAATTTTCAATAACAATAGAAATAACCTTTCACAAAACTACTCTGAAGTCCTCTGCATAAATTCCTTGGGCTTGTCATGCAGGTTACGAGGGCATTACCAGGCTTAAATACCGTTTACGTTGGTTGCTCTTAACAACTTTAAACGGGGTGAGACACTGctcagaaaaatgaaaagggcgagtcaaaatttaaaaaccttttgtttgacaCCATGTTACGCCAGCAGAGCTGGTTGTGCACAAAGTTTTTGCCTACTATAACTTTGAATATTTTGCTTATTAAATCTATTTATTCTCTCAAGAGGTACTAACTTACTTCATCTGCAAAGACAGTACATCTATCACGTTTAGAAATGCCACTATGATCAAAGCCAAATCAGTGAATTTTCTTGGCAGACAGTCCATactaacggccactttcttctgtcccaaGGGTGGCCCTTgaggagaggttcaactgtatcgGGGAGATCAAAATCCTACAATGCCAGTTAATccccaaaaattaaattacctCAAAAGAACTGACGATCAATTTCCCCGCTCTAGCCACCTCCACATTATTTGACCTCATGGAATCACCATGTTTCAGAGGTTTTGTTACTAAAATGTTGTCACGCCCCATGGCCCATCACTTTCTCCCTTCCATGATCGGATGATCTTTGCCTGGTCTCCAaactccttttttatttatagtAGATTTAAGTTTGGTCCCTCAGGGAGAGGTTACGCAGAGTAcattcacttcacttcacttcacgaCAGTGAATTGTCTATTTTCCAAACGGCATTCAGGTGAACGTCTTTCAGATTTAAAGTAGTCCATTTCATTTCCGTAGAAAATACTAAAGCTTTGGAAACGGCTATTTTGAGCTGTTGTTAGCAAAGAAGAGGTGTCCATTCGAAAACAGATTGTCTTGAATCGACTCTTAAAATAAATAGCAATCGCTGACTTTCTACTTTATTGATAGTTATCTATATGAACAATGGCGATAATATAGGATATTCATTTGACACATTAAAATCTCTACAAATGTCTACCTAGTAGGGCAGTTAATGGGTGTTGCAGAAGGTGCGATCGATAATATAACAGAAGACACTCGGTGAACAATACCAAACTACCATCAACTATACCCCAAGAAAAGTTCCGTGTGGACTAATGACTATCTCACGGTTGTATGCAGAGATTTTACCTTGCGTTGTGTGGCACAAAACACATTTTCATGTAACACTGTCTCATGTTATACACGACGCCACAAATGCTGGATAACCTCTAAGTTTCGTAACTTTCGTCATTTAGGTATTTAGTACTAAAACACAGCTCGTAGTTAAAACACATCTTGGTGCTGTCTGTTCGGTCGAAAGTGTCCGGCCTTCCGTGACGGATCAAAAGTGGCCTTTTCTTTTCGTAGCGAAGAACCAGACGAGACGTCAGAGATTCCTGCTCCATAAGACGTCAATTCTAAAAAGAAACAGCTACTGTTTAACACTTTTACTTGGGGCCATTCGATTTTCTTAGAAAGAAACAAACCAACATAGCAAAATGCTTTGATGttctttttaaacattttcgtttaatttgtttcactcGTAAGTAAATCCGCCAGAGAATGAAAACTGATTTCTGGCTATCTTAAAATGTATTAACGTTATATCACCGAACGGTTTAGTTTGGTGACATGGTTAACCACTTGGAATATTGATGACCTCATGTGGCATTTTTTATACTCATTACCCACTCATACAGCCAATTTCAATGATATATGCTTggtttttctctttatttgcACACAAATGTGGATAAAAATCACCAGTCAATACCAGTGGGGACTCCCAAGGTAACTCAGAAAGTTCTTCAGTAATTTGCAATCGGAGAATTGTTGTAACAAACCCAAAGGTCCAAAAATGACGTCTTTTAATTCCAAATCGATGGAGGCACAAACATTACCTTCTGATTTGTTGAAGGAGAGAGACTGGGATCCAAACCCTGAGTCAAAGCCGGAGTCATGCCTGCCTTGAAGGATGTCTAACACGTCTCCCCTGCGCATTTCTTCAAGTACCTTACTTAAATTTTCGATAGTTCCTTCCGCAGCCTGGGAAAAACGAACATAGGAAATGCAGCTTAGCATACAACAGTTATAACTCCTTTTAATGACTTTATGTACTTCTGAGTAGCCCCTGTTTTCGTCTCTAAATTTCTTGAGAGCTGCCATTTTGAGATTTTGCGACGTCAAGTGGTTTCCGTTTTAGTTAAGAAGTGAGGTTGCTTTGTTTGCAGCGAAGGCGACAAACAAGGAAAGGAATTAGTGAAAATAGCCCGGAGTAACCAAGTTGGCAATGCAATGTTTGGGGGAAACAGGTCGAAAAAATTGGAATATAGCCTTATTCCGTAAACATTTATAGCCAGATGGCAGGATTCAAATCTATCGATAGCCATCCAAATTTTCTATCAACTGATTGGGAATAGAATTAAAATTTAAGCTTTATTTTCAGCAGTGTAACGTCCACTTGTTGTAACAGTAGAAGTTTGCTTTAAAACATTCCCACAGCTTCCGTGTCTACTGATTGGAGATGCGCCAGTCTCAACAACTCTATGATCGGACTGAGGTGTGACGCGCACTTTTCATCACCACAGAGACACCAGCCATAATTGCTACAAAGCAATACTTGCGACATGTCCACAGTCGATCTGACGCATCAAAGAGCTGACTACATACCTCATATTCAGCCAGCACCTGAATGGTTGGACTCGTGTGTATTTCGAACGCCCTCTCTAATGTACCTAGCTTCAGCCTCCTGGCTAACTCACGCCAGTTCGCCACAGTAGAGATATCTAGTCTTTGAGCCATTTTCCGTCGAACATACGGGTCTAGCTTGTCCAGGTCACCTGAAAATATCAGTGTCATATGTATATAATGCTATATCATGTACTTAAATAGACAAAATAGGCCAAGGGACGCAGACGGCCAAGCGACAGTTAGGTACACTCCTCGTAAAAAGCCCCCGGCGATTTATGCACGTGTCAGCAAGGTTTGGGGGTAAATTGATCAAGGGCTGATAATTTTTCAACAAATCTTGAGTAAAGACACTAACCTTGACCAAGTTTAATCTTCGCCACACCAGCGGATATgtctgaaaaataataatataaataagcGAATCAGGTCAGTTCAACATGATGTCTTAGATGCCACCTTTAACTGCGCCACCTCACAACGTCTGTTAATGGCGCTGAAGAAGGACCCAACCCACGGAGCAGTATGGGAGACGTCTCAAATGTTCGGTCCCTTGCAAAGTCTTGCACAATTAATTGCGCAATTAAAGACACCGCACTTTTGGCATTTGTGATGGAGCCATCCgaaagatttaaaaaacatttgaCCGCAAAACTATAGAACGTGCCGCATTGCTAAAACTCTACGTGTTTGTTGCCTATTTGACAGTAACAGTATAGAACGTGCCGAATTGCTAAGACTCTACGAGTTCGTTGCCTACCTTGAGAAGGATCAGTACTTAGCGCTTCATCTTCATCCAATATTTCCTGAACCTGGAGACAAGTCATGGTAGGAACTAATTCAGTTACGAGGATACAAAATGACAGGGCCAACGTCTCTAACTTACTGAGGACGTAAAATTAAGATTTCCGTGGATCAAGGGCAAAAAGGCTAGCCACGGAGATGAAGCTTAATTTTTACAAGATCACCCCTTTTCCTTTACCGTAGTTTACACTATTATTTACGGTGTACTGGCGTCCATTCATATGATGTAAGTAGGGAGCAGGACTATATTAGAAAACAATTTCTGAATCCCTTTTTTCAAGTCTTAATTCCAACTCTTCAACAGGCATTTCTCTATATAGTGCTTTCTGTTTTCTCAATTGTGACAATATTGGCCAATATTGTCACATCAATTACTTTGCTGACAAATTGACACAAACTTACTTCAGCTACGTTAGCCAAGTCAAAAGCAGTTTCTTCGTCAGAGTTCTGTAACGATGTGTCTGCTCCAGCAGCCACAAGTAAAGCTGTCTGTCCCTTGAGTCCGTATCCAGCAGCTAGGTGAAGCGCCGTGTTACCATCAAATGAGGACGCATCTACATCGCAGTTGCCCTGAAAGTTAGTTGCAAACGGCTCAATTAATCACATTAAAGGGTAGCGCAGTTTAACACCCTGCCCTCAATAGATTAATAATCGTACAGGGACCGCGAAACTTATTTTAAATTGGTGGGACTTCAACAAGCGCAGAAAATGCTCGAGCTTATCTAGGAGGGGTTCGGTGGCATGTCACCTGGAAAATCGTGACATCCAAAGCGTCTGAAATCACCGGAAACGCGTTAATTTCTATCAATTCTGAAAACATTCTATCTAATTTTTATCACCAGTCTGTTAGTTTCCTGCACAAAAACGTAGATTTAAAACATAATGATAATACGATATGACGTTCCTGAAACACAAAGATTAAAGTATTTTTGTAAATAGTGATAAAAAAATTCGGGCGAAATTATTGGTGGGGCTATAGCCAACCGAGCCCCATAGCTCCACGGACTCTGTCGTATCAGTCACAGGTTATACTACTCGGATGCAATGAGACAAGGAAAACTAACCTCCAAAATGAGAAAACCAGCCAAGGGAAGATTGTCTTGTTCTACTGCGTAGTGAAGAGGGGTCTTTCCGCTTGTACCATCCTGACAAAGAATAGCAAATATAATAAAAGGTTCATACTATAAAGCATGGCCAGGATACAGTACTGGCCACGAGAATTGCAGCATTTACAGTACACACGTGTAAATTGCATGCAATATGGCGGATTTACACTCAGAATGCAAGTGCAAATGGGATACAGAAAAACTGAATCACCTGATTTAAAATTACGCACTTACGTGACTTACGACTTACGTGACTTGTAGACTTACGTGAGAAAATAGCTACATAACCGATGTTATTTTAATACTgttatttaaaatcattttttggcCACTTCCAAGGATTAACCCTGAAAAGGTGATGACTTATGAAATGTGGTCATACAGCCTAAACTTAAAATAGCCACTCTGGAAAAATATGAAAACTTTTCACACCTGAGCACTCAGGTTGGCCCCTGCAGTGTTCAAAAGCTTCAGTGCATCTTTGCTGCCTGACAACACTGCTAGATGGACTGGAGTCAAACCTGAAagcaaaattaaatataatcAGTACTGCCTTATTTTCGACAATTTTGGTAACTAATGAACTCTGCAATATCACAAGATGAGTCGTTCCAGGAAAAACCTGCACCTCTTCTTCAAAACGAGTttaccccaccccaccctccaaTCCCTGTTACTTTCAAACAATTGGAATTTGGCATCCCTCGACCATCTCTACCCAGGAGGCTGGGGCGCACAGTGGAAGCTTAAGTAGGGTTGTGCCACTGAGGTCTTCAAACTCtgaaaaaaccttttttaccCTGTTTTATACAAGAGGCCTTAGTTTATAAACGTTTAAAGCAGCCCTGACTTTTCACATGTCGAATATTCCTAAAAGCACTTGCCTTGGTAGTTTTGAAGATTAAGCACCGTTTTTGGTGCACTGTGATTCAACAGTGCTTTCAGACAGGCACCATCTCCATAAGTGCATGCAATGTGCACAACAGTGTTGCCATGCCGATCACGCAGCCTGGGATTCGCACCAGCTCTTAAGAGACAATCCAGAGCATGGGGCTGTTTGGTGATGGCAGCCAGGTGGAGAGGAGTCTGAGAAGAGTAAATACACAAGCATAATATTTTATGGAAATTTATAATTGATTAGCTGAAGGACAGTGAAGAAAGACTGATTAGCATGACTTACTTAATGACTGACTGGCTAGCTGGCTAACTAACTGACTGAATGAAAAACAGACTGATCAGGAATGACTGACGAGACCATTTACTGACTATGGATTTTCTGGCAAGGCCTTCTTTATAGTGGCAGGAGTGTATTTCCttagtctgaattttaaaaccatttgTTTTGCATATTGAGAAGAAAGCCATGTCCCTGTCCGTAGCAGTTTttttcaacccatctttgtgtGGTATGTTGCCATTTCACAAGCCTAACACTGTATGTAAATGTTTTAAGGCCATGGTGCTGGTTGGAATTTGACCCTAACAGGACCTCAGACAGAGTAAGTAACTGGCCAACTGATTGACTGATGGCCAATTTCAGAATTATGAATGTGAAAAACTAGAGGCACACTGGATCAAGACCCCATTTAGAATTAACTTTGACCATGATAAGGTTGGCTTAGTTGGTAACTACAGAAAGTTGTGGGTTTGTTTCCTGGAGTGAAACCAGTTACCGGTGTCCTTGAAAAAAACAGGGAAGAAGGTTCTACCATTTGCCTGCAAATGGCttgccttaaccctttaagtcccaatagtgaccaagatcaaatttctccaaacaatatccatacactgtcaagagataagttttgagaattaataaaatgatcacacaagagaaaatgccttgatctattatccaattctctcaacttattctttaaggaaatgtctagagatcagtttggagaatttgtatgtggatactggggcttaaagggttaatagtgGCTTTAATGACCTCTTGGGAATGGCCACGCCATCTTTAGAAGGGGATAGGATCAGTGTAACAAGAGTGCCCTTATTAGACCTTAATTCATTCTCGATATGCTGACACTTAAAGGAGCTACCTACGtatgtcacgaaattcagccaaattaggaaattacaaagtgcccgttaaattaagagataaaaataaccacttaaaaccttaaaagaaggttaaaataacataacagaaacaacagatgtcatGGATGGACAAAACTgaggaagattgaaacggattgaaattaggatttttgaaagctgttcAGCCTAGCAGTTTTTccaagttgatccctgctgcttgcaacttcaaaaataatgctcaggagacatatttgtatGTCTCGGGTTCCattgtaatttctttgcttacttaaagttccatagcgattaaGGGCGAGCAACTGGCAAAATTATTAaccaaaatgaactggactgccgtgacacagcccctttaataaAGCAGGTATTTTAAGAATTGTTTCATGCTTACACTGTAGcatgcgtatatcgagttatagATGCACTTGAAAAGTTTAGGGAGCACAAGACGTTTTTAACTTCGCAAGTTGGTACTCAAAAGGACCTAGATAGGGCAAGCATGCGCGCTAAGTTATATAATCCTTCTTTTCTACTACAATGCTACCATACTGTAACAACAGTctaagaaaacaataattactGCTTACTTGTCTTAAAAAGTTAAATTCATTGACAAAGGTTTCAGGCAATCCAGCCATAACTTCAACAAGACACTGAATCACTTCTTGCTGTGAGTTAATAACTGCAAGATGAAGTGCTCTGTTCAACAGAAAAATCAAAAGTCAACTCAATGTTTAAGACAAGTAGATTAGTTCATTTGAGCatcaaataatattattacttgcattttattttattcactataagataatttttattaaaatgtacTTGAAAAAGCACTCTTTATTCTCAAACTTCCCCAACTCTCAACAGTCATAAAAATATAAACGTCAGTATTAACAGGGTAACCACTGAAGCAGTCAAAATGTAAAAATTCTGTGTGCAAGTTTTATAGACATGcagaaattattataataattgaACAGGTCACCAAAAACCGCTGCAATAAGCATGGGAAACAATTCCTAAAGatgtcataataataatcatcatcatcatcatcttatACTGGTACACACAGAAGCTACAGAGAGTTGAAATAAAGTAGGCAGAAAAACGGGGAGGATATGTAGAGAAAGGCTGAGGCCTGCCTTTTCCATCTTCCCATATAACCATTGCCGAATTTTGAAGTCTACAAGAGCCGCTGCAGAAAAAGAGAGCTGCATGAACTACAGGACTGTAAGTGCACTGGAGCTAGGATTTAGAATTACTTATACATGTAGTTATACACATGTTACTTACGTGTCTCCATTATCATCTTGGACAGCTGTTAAATGTCTTTGTACAGCAAGCAGGTATCGCACATCACCAGAAGTAGCATAATCACGCATAGCTGCAGCTGACTTCTCAGCAAGATTCCAGGCTAATTCATTGAGTGAGACTTCTATAACAAGGCAACTACAATCAGTCTTGTGCTAAAACCATTGAAAATTTATTGTTACTGATATTACCTCTCTTTCTTCCCttctaataaatttaaaatttgacaaCACTGAATTAATTATTGCCCTGCTGTAAgctaaattttgttttgttatacttTCAAACTTGCACAGACAAAACACTTATGAAAACAATAACATACCGCTAACTATTATCTTACTGCTACTTACAGGAAACACCGTACAGCCAGTCACTAGTCTTAAATACAGCCACTCAACAAGCTGACACAAATTTACTGGTAACACAAGACAACAAACATTTTAAGTGTTTCTAAGGCAAATGTTAAAGAAGGAACTTCTGGAATCAGCACTAAAAGTCACTGGGGATCATTCCTGCCTTGGAACACAATTAACAAGCAATAAAGTATAATGGTGTGCCACTAAACAGCCATTAGCTGATCCACTAACCTGATTCTGGTAACCTGCTTGATTGTTCAGCCATATGTGTCTGCCCAGATGAAGTCGACTGTCCTTGCTGAGAAGTGCCTGAGCCATCTCCTTAATGTGACAGACAATAATATTCTGATTGAGTTGTGTGAATCAAGTTAAATGTTTGTGGAAAAATGATTGTACAACGTACATTGTAATATTATCATAAGTCAGGACAGAATATATAAAGTGACCAAGAAGAGAGCCAGTTGCATGGTCAGGAACAAATCTGATCAAATCAATTTTACATAACCAAAATATCAATGACTGTCTTCAAAAACATGGTTACTAGTATCAAAACATGGAAGGCACTGCCCACAAAGTTATCTGACAAAAGTACTACAGATCAGGCCCCAGTTATTAAAAGGGTGGATAaagctatccactggataaatttctatccagCAAAGAACACAATTTTTTCTCTCAATACTTATTCGGTGGAAAGTAATTTACCGGGCCCCAgtttttcaaacattggatagtgctatccaccagataaatcactatccatgtacatgtaagtgttAGAACAACCGAGGGTTCGAACAACCGAGGGCAGCAGCATGAAGTTAACAGGAAAAACAACATGTATAAAtatatttaacatttttcaaaGAATCTTTAATGCACCTTAAAAAGAGCAACATGCAACAGCCAAGTACTTTCTGTTAAACTAACCTTGATTACTGGGCTGTAATCCCATAAAGTTAAAGGTTGGAAACAATCCAAACCCAGTAAAACCAGCAAAACCTCCTCCTCCAGCACCACCCACACTGGGTgggccaccccctccccctggaaAATAGTCTGAGAAATGAGGAATCTTCTTCCGTCTCTTAGCACCAATCTGCTCtttgtctaaaaacaaaagcaatataTACAtctcaataaaaataacaaatcttgTAAAAGACTAATTCTGATATTATTCCTGTCAATGCCAAGGAAAGCCTTGCACTCATCAAAATCatataaataatgattttaCAATGATGAAATTTACAGGATTATAAGATTGAGACAACATTGACAAAGAAAAAGCTTTTAGATATGCATCTACTACTTTGCTTTAGATTACCTCCCTCCTAGTCGTGTTAATAATTAttctgaatttaattttgacctgtaacacacATTTTCTTCTTATGCAAAATACATTCAAATCAACAGCTTTGATTCTGCAATATTTATCTACTTGcatattatttaatatttttcacacaatttaaaagacaaattttcgATTATTCTGTCCACACTGTAGCAATAGCTATCATTGTTTTAAACTAAACAATCTCTAAGAAAGATAGTccgcgaaaacatccgtttctcctcacTCTTTGccactggggacgtttcgcgtgGAGAAACGTCTGTGACTCAGCAATAGAAATTCTATGCTGATGACGTAACATCTGTCTgaaatccggtcagaagcgctgattggccgatggagtagttacattgttttagctattgtttatgaatgacagacaaaagacaaaaggccacaaaggtcaaatgtaaaagcgaagaatctctaacaaaacagtcaatatttgtaaaatatagtgttctctagaagaagcatttgagttttgctggagctcgtttgcacatgaacacaacactttaccaaaatcaaCCAGAAAACacgtaaaattcagaaaattggACAAAACTATATtaggaaccccatgactaccggatttattatgtaaacattgatttgtgtcatcagtatggaatttctgcccttGAGTCGCAGACATTCCTCCTCACAAAACGTCCCCagtggcgaagagcgaggagaaactgGTGTTTTCATAGGCTATGAGAAAGAGAGCCACATACCAAACATCTGAGGTTGATAAGTGAACTCCACAGGTTCACTGGTTTCCTGATCTGACTTCCGCCTCAGTTCAAGATGAACCTTAACAGGATTTTCAGTGGCAACATTCCAGTATGCAGGTGTTTTGAACACTATGGCAACCTataaatttcattattattcagTTTAGGGGGGAGGGATGTTCTACAAATCCTTTGCTACTTACATGT encodes:
- the LOC140928584 gene encoding nuclear factor NF-kappa-B p105 subunit-like; amino-acid sequence: MATNSERQIGETLTDSLLIDILTPGYLPDVSALQVPPTAYQGPYLEILEQPKQRGFRFRYPCEGPSHGGLPGQYSEKGKKSYPSVQLSNYHGPARIVVSLVTVSEPYMPHAHSLIGKNSNDGVVTVQIGPEQGMTASFPNLGIQHVTRKSVSKVLMDRYLKLQTLHTATLNALSVDSKGFDADAAMRDQGLADGDLSEFNKNMAEAIAAEESHKVLRMVEEQKTNMNLSAVRLCFQAYLPDESGCFTKALPPCISDPVYDSKAPSASNLKICRMDRNSGCVTGNDEVYLLCDKVQKDDIEVVFYETDPSTGKRSWEAQGVFSPTDVHRQVAIVFKTPAYWNVATENPVKVHLELRRKSDQETSEPVEFTYQPQMFDKEQIGAKRRKKIPHFSDYFPGGGGGPPSVGGAGGGGFAGFTGFGLFPTFNFMGLQPSNQGDGSGTSQQGQSTSSGQTHMAEQSSRLPESEVSLNELAWNLAEKSAAAMRDYATSGDVRYLLAVQRHLTAVQDDNGDTALHLAVINSQQEVIQCLVEVMAGLPETFVNEFNFLRQTPLHLAAITKQPHALDCLLRAGANPRLRDRHGNTVVHIACTYGDGACLKALLNHSAPKTVLNLQNYQGLTPVHLAVLSGSKDALKLLNTAGANLSAQDGTSGKTPLHYAVEQDNLPLAGFLILEGNCDVDASSFDGNTALHLAAGYGLKGQTALLVAAGADTSLQNSDEETAFDLANVAEVQEILDEDEALSTDPSQDISAGVAKIKLGQGDLDKLDPYVRRKMAQRLDISTVANWRELARRLKLGTLERAFEIHTSPTIQVLAEYEAAEGTIENLSKVLEEMRRGDVLDILQGRHDSGFDSGFGSQSLSFNKSEELTSYGAGISDVSSGSSLRKEKATFDPSRKAGHFRPNRQHQDVF